A stretch of Prunus dulcis chromosome 6, ALMONDv2, whole genome shotgun sequence DNA encodes these proteins:
- the LOC117630802 gene encoding CBS domain-containing protein CBSX3, mitochondrial, translated as MQGAFKAFSSHGNIVKNGVLRHIRLVNPLIQPVAFSRFESATPARIEEHGFESTRIADILKGKGKGADGSWLWCTTDDSVYDAVKSMTQHNVGALVVVKPGEQKSIAGIITERDYLRKIIVQGRSSKSTKVGDIMTEENKLITVTPDTKVLRAMQLMTDNRIRHIPVIDDRGMIGMVSIGDVVRAVVSEHREELDRLNAYIQGGY; from the exons ATGCAAGGAGCATTTAAAGCTTTTTCATCACATGGAAACATTGTGAAGAATGGAGTTTTGCGACACATCCGTCTTGTGAATCCCCTAATTCAGCCTGTTGCATTTTCACGCTTTGAGTCTGCTACGCCTGCTCGCATAGAAGAGCATGGTTTTGAAAGCACCAGAATTGCAGACATCTTGAAGGGGAAAGGTAAAGGTGCTGACGGTTCCTGGCTCTGGTGCACTACAGATGACTCTGTTTATGATGCTGTTAAGTCG ATGACCCAGCACAACGTTGGGGCCTTGGTGGTTGTGAAACCTGGAGAGCAAAAATCTATTGCAGGAATCATAACAGAGAGAG ATTATCTCAGGAAGATCATAGTGCAGGGAAGATCATCCAAGTCAACAAAGGTCGGGGATATTATGACTGAGGAG AACAAGCTTATCACTGTCACCCCTGACACCAAAGTTCTACGGGCAATGCAATTGATGACAG ATAACCGAATCAGGCACATTCCAGTAATAGATGACAGGGGAATGATTGGAATGGTGTCCATTGGCGATGTGGTTCGTGCTGTGGTGAGTGAGCACCGGGAGGAGCTAGACCGCCTGAATGCTTATATTCAAGGAGGTTACTAG
- the LOC117633087 gene encoding TLC domain-containing protein 4-B — protein MVGFPFPLGLISSITGYASLSEEFHWLASASIGIILCNIVYRLTRLISLLSFEGYHKLSKAQRVEWNNRGFSTVHAIAVAFSSFYLLLLSDTFHEDHRDELIISRRSTLSDTTLGISIGYFLADLGMIFWHFPALGGLEYVLHHALSMFSIFLSLVSGKGQIYILMVLFSEGTTPFVNLRWYLDVAGKKNSNLYVINGVALFLGWLVARILLFIYFFIHMFNHFDQVKTIFPLGFYSLLLVPPVLAVMNLVWFWKIVKGLIKTVSKATHSQ, from the exons ATGGTGGGATTTCCTTTTCCCCTTGGTTTAATATCCTCCATCACTGGCTATGCCAGCCTTAGCGAAGAATTTCACTGGCTGGCATCTGCCTCTATTGGCATCATTCTCTGCAATATT GTTTACAGATTAACACGTCTTATCAGCCTTCTTAGCTTCGAGGGATATCACAAACTGAGCAAAGCACAAAGAGTTGAATGGAACAACCG GGGGTTCTCAACTGTTCATGCTATTGCTGTAgcattttcatctttttacCTGTTACTGTTGTCTGATACTTTTCATGAGGATCATCGTGATGAGCTAATCATTAGTAGAAGATCTACTTTGTCAGATACAACATTAGGG ATCTCCATTGGATATTTTCTGGCAGACTTGGGAATGATATTTTGGCATTTTCCTGCTTTAGGTGGACTGGAGTAT GTTTTGCACCATGCACTATCTATGTTCTCAATCTTTCTCTCCCTTGTAAGTGGAAAAGGGCAGATTTACATACTGATGGTTCTGTTCTCTGAGGGCACAACTCCTTTCGTGAACTTGAGATG GTACTTAGATGTTGCTGGTAAGAAGAACTCTAATCTGTACGTCATCAATGGTGTAGCATTGTTCCTGGGGTGGCTG GTTGCAAGGATTCTTTTGTTCATTTACTTTTTCATCCACATGTTTAACCATTTTGATCAA GTCAAGACAATTTTCCCTTTGGGCTTTTACAGCTTGCTCCTGGTGCCTCCTGTGTTAGCAGTAATGAATCTCGTTTGGTTTTGGAAGATTGTTAAAGGTTTAATTAAAACTGTTTCGAAGGCCACTCACAGTCAGTGA
- the LOC117630763 gene encoding calcium uniporter protein 6, mitochondrial-like: MWRWWRSSGMVMKQVVGSNHLGKPNSPFPCIGQVFGLKGFAKQECGLLTNPAISSSSLIPRRTLSSSDDFNGAGEINRGGGGGGGGETISFAEAKRLMRLVNVEALKMRLGAEGKEAIPYSDLIEACQSIGVARSPEEAAAFARVLDEAGVILLFRDKVLLHPNRVVELVQRAVPLVLTPEDDPMWEELKVLQEKKEEIDVQAHKQVRRILWSGLVLVVAQLGLFFRLTYWDFSWDVVEPLAYFTTTTCIGIGYAYFLITSRDPTYQDLMKRLFLRRQRKLIKRHNFDVERFKEIQKKCGTPLHASASIKNRVGMEVELDDALHRE; the protein is encoded by the exons ATGTGGAGATGGTGGAGAAGCAGTGGTATGGTGATGAAGCAAGTGGTTGGTAGCAACCACCTTGGGAAGCCCAACAGCCCCTTCCCATGTATTGGGCAGGTGTTTGGATTAAAGGGTTTTGCAAAACAAGAATGTGGGTTGTTGACAAATCCGGCaatatcttcatcatcacttATACCCAGAAGGACACTGTCATCTTCTGATGATTTTAATGGAGCAGGAGAGATCAacagaggaggaggaggaggaggaggaggagagaccATATCTTTTGCAGAGGCCAAGAGGCTGATGAGGCTTGTCAATGTGGAGGCTTTGAAGATGAGGCTTGGTGCTGAAGGAAAAGAGGCCATACCATATTCTGATCTTATTGAGGCCTGTCAAAGCATTGGGGTTGCCAGATCTCCAGAGGAGGCTGCAGCTTTTGCTCGAGTGCTTGATGAGGCTGGTGTAATCCTTCTCTTTCGGGACAAGGTCCTCCTTCATCCTAATAGG GTTGTGGAGCTGGTTCAAAGAGCAGTACCCCTTGTCCTGACTCCTGAAGATGACCCCATGTGGGAGGAGTTAAAGGTGCTGCaggagaagaaggaagaaattgATGTGCAGGCACATAAGCAGGTTCGGCGCATTCTCTGGTCCGGTCTGGTGCTAGTTGTGGCACAACTCGGGCTCTTTTTCAGGCTAACCTATTGGGACTTCTCGTGGGATGTAGTGGAACCACTTGCATATTTCACAACAACAACTTGCATAGGCATAGGCTATGCCTACTTCTTGATCACTTCAAGAGATCCGACTTACCAAGATCTGATGAAGAGGCTTTTTCTCAGGAGGCAGAGGAAACTCATCAAGAGGCATAATTTTGATGTTGAAAGATTCAAAGAGATACAGAAAAAATGCGGCACACCTCTACATGCGAGTGCCTCGATTAAGAATCGGGTAGGCATGGAAGTGGAGCTGGACGATGCTTTGCATAGGGAGTAA